The DNA region AATTGCGCGTGAAACCCGTCCCGCTGCGCAGATGGAACTAAAAAAGGCCGCCTTGGATGTGGCCCATGTTTTCTTCAGCGATAAGGCTCAGCAGCTTTATGAAACTTCAATTTCTTTGAAGAAAACGGATCTAAATCAGGCTCTGGCAAAATTGAATGAGGCTCAAAGAATTGAGCCCGACAATCAGACTGTCCTGACGGAACTGGCTAGATTGCATGTGGCTAAAAACGACTGCTCTAACGCAATGGAAGTTTTGGCCAAACCTATAAAAGTGATTCCTTTTGATGATGAACTGAGACTTGCCAACGCTCAAAGTCAGGCATGTTCGGGTCAATGGATCGACTTTGCCAAAAACCCGGAAGCCTTGGACCCTAAGAAGTCCTCATATCAAAAATTTTGGATGATTCTTTCCGTTGAGCATCAACTGAAGCTGAAAAACGCCGCGAAAGCGAATGAGCTTGCACAGAATCTGGTGAAACTTGATCCAAAGTATCCTGAAGCACATTATTGGACCTGGAAGACGTCTCAAGTATTGAAAAAGAGCAATGTCGAAGAGGCTCAGAAATATGTGATGGCCTGCAAAAACATTTCAGCGAGCCAGTATAGACAGTATATGATAGATCCCATGCTTTGTCGCCGAACCACAGAGGTTGAAGGCGAAATCAAGGGGATGAATGGAACCACTGAATAAATCCTTATTGCTAGTCATCGCCTGTGCATTTGTTGCAGGTTGCGGAGTAAAAGGGGCACCCCTTCCTCCGCTGACTCCGCCACCACTGGGTCGTGGAGAACCGACTTACTCTGAAACCA from Bdellovibrio sp. GT3 includes:
- a CDS encoding tetratricopeptide repeat protein — its product is MKSNFLKAALGAAFLFSSPAFSQSKAETYKDIIEKAYNLSLQKDRQQALNILTAAIARETRPAAQMELKKAALDVAHVFFSDKAQQLYETSISLKKTDLNQALAKLNEAQRIEPDNQTVLTELARLHVAKNDCSNAMEVLAKPIKVIPFDDELRLANAQSQACSGQWIDFAKNPEALDPKKSSYQKFWMILSVEHQLKLKNAAKANELAQNLVKLDPKYPEAHYWTWKTSQVLKKSNVEEAQKYVMACKNISASQYRQYMIDPMLCRRTTEVEGEIKGMNGTTE